The following proteins are co-located in the Castanea sativa cultivar Marrone di Chiusa Pesio chromosome 8, ASM4071231v1 genome:
- the LOC142606092 gene encoding uncharacterized protein LOC142606092, with protein MAEVATLLEQERARASKERFYARRPPYPLRVLSKPYPERYEPRAFAQYEGRKGSVVEHMSKFIDTLGPYAADEDLCLREFSKSLCNRAYTWYIGLKPRSIPTWDDIVDVFCTKYFHGEETVTLATLQATKQRNGEDLMEYIKRFKDIALDCYDHCEETTLVEMCMTNMIREYRAVLENLKISQFAQLLQKARKTAQLVKPNKWTADGVFKPNQVAREPTKEERRDPRFCRLHNYVQHPAAECWVLRRLVYRRIKEGTLELTQQEVQRNPLPNHKGKGIVVVVICADPGEDEEENPTLPATAITTLQRSSKFKNPFNQLGLTAKERKTATEALVSIASRAGIECLSAEVAEDRALLQESTEITFSDRDMEVGYPDHMRPLYLAESINQIPIKRALVDIGASVNPVPLSTLQAAGILERKIQRCPMEVAGFDGSGEYTAGHIQLWLKVGPIASLAWFHLVKTEVSYHVLMGRPWLHKHQLVPSAYHQCVKGRLNDRMIHIAANLSPFE; from the exons ATGGCTGAGGTGGCAACTCTCTTAGAGCAGGAGAGGGCCAGAGCATCCAAAGAAAGGTTCTACGCACGCAGACCTCCCTATCCGTTAAGGGTGCTTAGCAAGCCATATCCGGAAAGATATGAGCCACGCGCCTTTGCACAATATGAAGGCAGAAAGGGTAGCGTTGTTGAGCACATGAGCAAATTTATCGATACTCTAGGCCCGTATGCGGCAGACGAGGACTTGTGCCTGCGGGAGTTTTCAAAATCACTATGCAACCGTGCTTACACTTGGTACATAGGTCTGAAACCAAGATCCATCCCAACCTGGGATGATATAGTGGATGTATTTTGTACTAAGTACTTCCATGGAGAAGAAACAGTAACGCTTGCCACCTTGCAAGCTACTAAACAGAGAAATGGAGAAGACTTGATGGAGTACATCAAGAGATTCAAAGACATAGCGCTGGATTGCTATGACCATTGCGAGGAGACGACATTGGTGGAGATGTGTATGACAAATATGATCAGAGAGTATAGAGCTGTTCTGGAGAACTTGAAAATTTCCCAGTTTGCGCAGCTACTACAGAAAGCTAGGAAGACCGCCCAATTGGTGAAGCCAA ACAAGTGGACAGCAGATGGAGTTTTTAAACCCAATCAAGTTGCTAGAGAACCCACAAAGGAAGAACGGAGGGACCCACGCTTCTGCCGCTTGCACAATTATGTGCAACATCCTGCGGCAGAATGTTGGGTGCTCCGCAGGCTGGTGTATCGCAGGATTAAAGAAGGGACCCTAGAGCTGACACAACAGGAAGTTCAGAGGAACCCACTCCCGAACCACAAAGGGAAAGGCATAGTAGTGGTGGTAATCTGTGCAGACCCAGGGGAAGATGAAGAGGAAAACCCAACCCTACCTGCAACAGCTATCACCACTCTGCAGAGAAGCTCTAAGTTTAAAAATCCGTTTAACCAACTAGGTCTCACAGCGAAGGAGCGAAAGACGGCCACAGAGGCTCTGGTAAGCATTGCTTCCAGGGCAGGAATAGAATGCTTGTCAGCAGAAGTTGCAGAAGATAGGGCTCTCCTTCAAGAGTCAACTGAAATCACCTTCAGTGATAGAGACATGGAAGTGGGCTATCCTGACCACATGAGACCCCTTTACTTGGCTGAGTCTATAAATCAAATCCCCATCAAAAGAGCCTTGGTGGATATTGGCGCCTCAGTAAACCCGGTACCATTAAGCACCCTACAGGCGGCAGGAATCTTAGAAAGAAAGATCCAAAGGTGCCCAATGGAAGTAGCAGGGTTCGATGGAAGCGGAGAATACACTGCCGGTCACATTCAACTATGGCTAAAAGTAGGTCCTATAGCCTCTTTGGCTTGGTTCCATTTGGTGAAGACGGAGGTTTCATACCATGTGCTCATGGGGAGGCCATGGCTGCACAAGCACCAGCTGGTACCATCTGCTTACCACCAGTGCGTAAAAGGGAGGCTAAATGACCGCATGATACATATAGCGGCAAACCTATCACCATTTGAGTAG
- the LOC142606090 gene encoding uncharacterized protein LOC142606090, whose amino-acid sequence MINLPTVQAPVRRKPLLLYLATNQNAVGALIAQEDGDGVEQPVYYISQALKDAVTRYPREERVCLVIMIFQWLLQLSQYDLKAGMPKAVKSQAITDLLAQFPGEEEFPLDDGVPGEVVAVEEVGERWLMKFDGSSTTQSGGVGVVLYHEENEAVVLSFKLEFPCSNNTAEYEAYLTGLATAFEMGVKHLKVIGDSNLVVCQTKGSFSLKEPSLSPYQAMAPKMEERFSTFEIEHAPRGENRFADALAALGS is encoded by the exons ATGATAAACCTCCCTACCGTGCAAGCTCCAGTCCGCAGGAAGCCACTATTATTATACTTAGCCACCAACCAAAATGCTGTGGGCGCGCTGATCGCTCAGGAAGATGGAGATGGAGTGGAACAGCCAGTGTACTACATCAGCCAAGCCCTGAAAGATGCAGTGACCCGCTACCCAAGGGAAGAAAGGGTATGCTTGGTCATTAT GATATTCCAATGGTTACTGCAACTATCACAATACGATCTGAAAGCAGGAATGCCCAAAGCGGTAAAGAGCCAGGCTATAACAGATCTGTTAGCACAGTTCCCAGGAGAAGAAGAATTCCCGCTGGATGATGGAGTCCCAGGGGAAGTAGTTGCGGTAGAGGAAGTTGGGGAACGGTGGTTAATGAAGTTTGATGGGTCTTCTACTACCCAATCGGGGGGAGTGGGAGTGGTTCTGTATCATGAAGAAAACGAGGCTGTAGTGCTATCATTCAAACTGGAATTCCCCTGTTCAAATAACACAGCAGAATACGAAGCCTACCTAACTGGGTTAGCCACGGCCTTTGAGATGGGGGTCAAACACTTGAAAGTAATAGGAGACTCGAACCTAGTGGTTTGCCAGACCAAAGGGAGCTTCTCCTTGAAGGAACCCAGCCTATCTCCTTACCAAGCAATGGCCCCGAAGATGGAGGAAAGGTTTTCAACCTTTGAAATAGAACACGCACCGAGAGGTGAGAATCGGTTTGCAGATGCTTTGGCCGCTTTAGGATCGTAA
- the LOC142606794 gene encoding fasciclin-like arabinogalactan protein 4, whose amino-acid sequence MAISNHIPQITPLTLFYFLLLSSSSPTSTLAINITALLSSFPDLSSFASLISSTTISADVLQRTSVTLLAVPNSYLSSTSDLLTRHHLSPTNLPDVLRYHVLLQYLTWSDLHQIPPSGTLVTTLFQTTGRATSNSGSVNITFNPSNGVVSIHSPGPYSSPSQSSNATVLSLIKTLPYNITIFTVDSLLIPYNFDLTASETRPPLGLNITKALIDGHNFNVAASMLSASGVVQEFEADEGGAGITLFVPTDEAFADLPSTVKLQSLPADKKAVVLKFHVLHSYYPLGSLESIVNPVQPTLATEFIGAGRFTLNISRVNGSVAIDSGIVQGSVTQTVFDQNPVAIFGVSKVLLPKEIFGKNSAMKPGNTGTPIIAAQPPDMSLSPENPPELNGPPSHLSSPPGVREKISSESPAIDGGVRSSLLALCCIGLYLVV is encoded by the coding sequence ATGGCCATTTCAAATCACATTCCCCAAATTACCCCTCTAACCCTCTTCTATTTCCTCCTCCTATCCTCTTCCTCTCCAACCTCAACCTTAGCTATCAACATCACCGCCCTCCTCTCCTCCTTCCCTGACCTCTCTTCCTTCGCATCCCTCATCTCCTCCACCACCATCTCCGCCGACGTCCTCCAACGCACCTCCGTCACTCTCCTCGCCGTCCCTAACTCCTACCTCTCTTCCACCTCCGACCTCCTCACGCGCCACCACCTCTCTCCCACCAACCTCCCCGACGTCCTCCGCTACCACGTCCTCCTACAATACCTCACCTGGTCCGACCTCCACCAGATCCCTCCCTCCGGCACTCTCGTCACCACTCTCTTCCAAACCACCGGTCGCGCCACTAGCAATTCCGGTTCCGTTAACATCACCTTCAACCCTTCCAACGGCGTCGTGTCGATCCACTCGCCGGGACCTTACTCCTCCCCTTCGCAGTCGTCGAACGCCACCGTTTTGTCCTTGATCAAAACCCTCCCTTACAACATCACTATCTTCACCGTTGATTCCCTCCTCATCCCTTACAACTTCGATCTAACGGCCTCCGAAACTCGTCCTCCTCTAGGGCTCAACATCACCAAAGCTTTGATCGACGGCCACAATTTCAACGTCGCGGCGTCGATGCTCTCCGCTTCCGGTGTCGTGCAAGAATTCGAAGCCGACGAAGGCGGCGCCGGAATCACACTCTTCGTCCCTACAGACGAAGCTTTCGCCGATCTTCCGAGCACCGTTAAACTTCAGTCTCTACCGGCGGACAAGAAAGCAGTGGTGCTGAAATTCCACGTGCTCCATTCTTACTATCCTCTAGGCTCTTTGGAGTCAATAGTGAACCCGGTTCAGCCTACATTGGCCACGGAATTCATTGGAGCTGGAAGATTCACGCTCAACATTTCAAGAGTTAATGGCTCCGTCGCCATCGACTCCGGAATCGTTCAAGGATCGGTGACTCAAACGGTGTTCGATCAAAACCCCGTGGCGATCTTCGGCGTCTCCAAAGTGCTATTGCCAAAGGAGATTTTCGGTAAAAACTCTGCGATGAAGCCCGGAAACACCGGCACTCCAATCATCGCGGCACAACCGCCAGACATGTCGTTGTCGCCTGAGAATCCGCCGGAATTGAATGGACCTCCATCGCATTTATCATCTCCGCCGGGCGTTCGCGAAAAAATCAGTTCGGAATCGCCGGCAATTGATGGTGGTGTACGGAGCTCGCTACTCGCTCTGTGTTGTATAGGATTGTATCTAGTGGTATGA